In Lathyrus oleraceus cultivar Zhongwan6 chromosome 2, CAAS_Psat_ZW6_1.0, whole genome shotgun sequence, the DNA window tgtgttgttgtccgctgcgaagttttaataaaataaataatatgttttatgttgtgatgcgataagtgttatgttgtaagaaatgtaaactcttctacatgttgtactctgataatctattcaaatatcctgcagctatcaaccaattcagtaaaaatgcgtatcttctgatacccaacagccttcttaatttcagagcgcagtccgttttcaaacttgatgcactttgaaaattcagcaccagcaccagtgtaatgaggataaaatttggacagctccacaaatttcgcagcataatcagtgacaaacatgtttccttgcttcagctcaaggaactcaatttccttcttaccacggacatcttccggataatactttctcatgaattccctacggaatacatcccaagtaatgacttcacctgccacggtcaacctctcgtgagtctctagccaccagtcatcagcttcgactgctagcatgtgagtaccataccgaaccttctgagctggagtgcaatccataacacggaagattctctcaatctctttcaaccatcccaaggctgcatctggatcatgcttccctttaaacaccggcagattctctctttgaaaagtcgccaagctacgtgatccagcatcaccaccagcatttggcaagttctgcacagcttgtgccattgcttgcattgcggcagccattgcagcgtcattccttccagccatttcaacttatcactacaacacaacttaaaagttagactagtaacaattacacaattgttagacagtaacgacacgacaactggccggacagaccgacctgctctgataccactaatgtaacacccttctaaaataccccaaatatttaataacaacaacaaatatatatatatatatcagagtaatcatgcaccaagggtgtcacacaacatttcacaccataaaactgccatgctctttatttaatcaaaataacatctttgcataattcgcagcggataaaatcaaccaaccattcaaaacatataacgttttataggtaaaaaggttcaacaaccaacaataaaacaattaaaacatcccgtcccgatgttacatctatcagagcacgacccactaagtaga includes these proteins:
- the LOC127118772 gene encoding uncharacterized protein LOC127118772, with amino-acid sequence MAGRNDAAMAAAMQAMAQAVQNLPNAGGDAGSRSLATFQRENLPVFKGKHDPDAALGWLKEIERIFRVMDCTPAQKVRYGTHMLAVEADDWWLETHERLTVAGEVITWDVFRREFMRKYYPEDVRGKKEIEFLELKQGNMFVTDYAAKFVELSKFYPHYTGAGAEFSKCIKFENGLRSEIKKVVGYQKIRIFTELVDSCRIFEEDNNAHYKIVSDRRGKQHQNRGKPYDAPAGKGKQRAAPAQRASGGGAPAGIVCFKCGQAGHK